From Daucus carota subsp. sativus chromosome 6, DH1 v3.0, whole genome shotgun sequence, the proteins below share one genomic window:
- the LOC108225757 gene encoding cyclin-D3-1, translating to MKMMVLDGYNESGSFCLDSLYCEEEEVGIESLVEEDGLVGAEDLERDLCWDVEELESLLCKEKETHLFCNENGKEIERACVARGEVVDWMMKVKAHYGFSAVTAVLSINFFDRFMLSSVCFQQDKPWMIHLAAVTCLSLAAKVDEVQVPLLLDLQVEDSKYVFEAKTIQRMELLVMSTLEWRMNPVTPLSFLDHITRRLGFKTHLRWEFFRKCQDLILSVVADWRSARYLPSALATSTMLHIIHELEPLNAIEYQDEVLSLLKTTKEQINECYGVIVNISNTCWTKNYHKRKYNAASPSSPSGVIDASFSYSDSSTDSWDSGSSSVSSSPHHQPFFKKLRTGEDNKMQMPIS from the exons atgaaaatgatggTTCTTGATGGCTACAATGAGTCTGGTTCTTTTTGCTTGGATTCTCTGTATTGTGAAGAAGAAGAGGTGGGGATTGAGAGCTTAGTAGAAGAAGATGGGCTTGTTGGTGCTGAGGATCTTGAGCGAGATTTGTGTTGGGATGTTGAAGAGCTTGAGTCTTTGCTTTGTAAGGAGAAGGAGACTCATCTGTTCTGTAATGAGAATGGGAAAGAAATAGAACGTGCTTGTGTGGCGAGGGGAGAGGTGGTTGACTGGATGATGAAAGTCAAGGCTCATTATGGATTTTCAGCTGTTACTGCTGTTTTGTCTATTAATTTCTTTGATAGATTTATGCTTTCCAGTGTTTGTTTTCAACAAGATAAGCCGTGGATGATCCACCTAGCTGCTGTGACATGTCTTTCTCTGGCTGCCAAAGTTGATGAAGTTCAGGTTCCTCTCCTCCTGGACCTCCAA GTGGAAGATTCAAAGTATGTTTTTGAGGCAAAAACAATACAGAGAATGGAGCTACTGGTGATGTCTACACTTGAATGGAGGATGAATCCAGTGACCCCACTCTCTTTTCTTGATCACATTACAAGAAGACTTGGTTTCAAAACTCATCTCCGGTGGGAGTTCTTCAGGAAATGTCAAGATCTCATCCTCTCTGTTGTTGCTG ATTGGAGATCTGCACGTTATTTACCATCTGCATTGGCCACATCAACAATGCTCCACATTATACATGAACTAGAGCCTTTGAATGCCATTGAATACCAAGATGAGGTTCTGAGTCTGCTCAAAACTACCAAG GAACAAATAAATGAATGTTACGGAGTGATAGTGAACATATCAAACACTTGTTGGACCAAAAATTATCACAAACGCAAGTACAATGCAGCAAGTCCAAGTAGCCCAAGTGGGGTTATTGATGCATCATTCAGCTACTCTGATAGTTCAACTGATTCTTGGGATTCTGGATCATCATCAGTCTCTTCTTCACCTCATCATCAGCCATTCTTCAAGAAACTCAGGACTGGAGAAGATAATAAAATGCAAATGCCCATTTCTTAA